A single window of Zea mays cultivar B73 chromosome 10, Zm-B73-REFERENCE-NAM-5.0, whole genome shotgun sequence DNA harbors:
- the LOC100382003 gene encoding Probable galacturonosyltransferase 10-like, producing MRRRPFLDQRRPSFKRRWQQRPWWVRLALSLLLALACVLLLAVLLGSPDPGASPSTSAASSGSETTSSPLLRQRTYLEGITDALNMTDEMLSARSFSRQLMDQIYLAKTYVVVAKEANNLQFVAELSAQVRRAQSILAHAAAYGGTVMEQEAEKAIRDMSVLLFQAQQLRYDSSITIMKLKGQIQSLEEKSKVEVEKSTKYGQIAAEDLPKGLYCLGVRLTMEWFKSPELQRKFSDRSPAVQSNLRDNSLYHFCVFSDNILAVSVVVNSTAINSRHPDKVVFHLVTDELNYAPMKAWFGMNDYRGVTVEIQKVEDFTWLNASYVPVLKQLQNAATQKFYFSGSGSRGTPIKFRNPKYLSMLNHLRFYIPEIYPELQKVVFLDDDIVVQKDLSELFTINLNGNVMGAVETCMETFHRFHKYLNHSHPLIRAHFDPDACGWAFGMNVLDLVEWRNKNVTGIYHYWQERNADHTLWKLGSLPPGLLAFYGLVEALDPKWHVLGLGYTNVDLATIKEGAVLHYNGNMKPWLKIGMEKYKSFWDNYVDYSHPLIQQCFMR from the exons ATGAGGCGGCGGCCGTTCCTGGACCAGCGGCGGCCTTCGTTCAAGCGCCGGTGGCAGCAGCGCCCGTGGTGGGTGCGCCTCGCGCTTTCCCTCCTCCTCGCCCTCGCATGCGTCCTCCTCCTCGCCGTCCTCCTCGGCTCCCCCGACCCCGGCGCCTCGCCGTCCACCTCCGCCGCGTCCTCCGGATCTGAGACCACCTCCTCACCTCTCCTCCGTCAG AGAACTTACCTGGAGGGAATCACGGATGCGCTCAACATGACTGACGAAATGCTGAGCGCCCGCTCGTTCTCGAGGCAGCTCATGGACCAGATTTATCTAGCCAAAACATATGTCGTCGTTGCCAAGGAGGCCAACAACCTGCAGTTTGTGGCGGAGCTTAGTGCCCAGGTACGGCGGGCGCAGAGCATCCTTGCGCATGCTGCAGCCTATGGGGGCACGGTGATGGAGCAGGAAGCAGAGAAGGCGATCAGGGATATGTCGGTGCTGCTCTTCCAGGCGCAGCAGCTTCGGTACGACAGCAGTATCACAATCATGAAGTTGAAAGGCCAGATTCAGTCCCTAGAGGAGAAGTCGAAAGTTGAGGTGGAGAAAAGCACAAAATATGGCCAGATTGCTGCTGAGGACCTCCCAAAGGGACTTTATTGCCTTGGTGTCCGGTTAACCATGGAATGGTTTAAGAGTCCCGAGCTTCAGAGGAAGTTTTCGGATAGGAGCCCAGCAGTGCAGAGCAATCTGAGGGATAACAGCCTCTATCATTTTTGTGTCTTCTCAGACAACATCCTTGCTGTTTCAGTTGTTGTTAATTCTACGGCTATAAACTCGAGGCACCCTGACAAGGTTGTTTTTCACTTAGTGACTGATGAGTTGAACTATGCTCCGATGAAGGCATGGTTTGGCATGAATGACTACAGAGGGGTCACTGTGGAGATACAAAAGGTGGAGGACTTTACCTGGCTCAATGCATCGTATGTTCCCGTTCTTAAACAGCTACAGAATGCTGCTACACAGAAGTTCTACTTCTCTGGCAGTGGTAGTCGTGGAACACCAATTAAATTCAGGAACCCAAAGTACTTATCAATGCTTAACCACTTGAGGTTTTATATTCCAGAAATATATCCTGAATTGCAGAAGGTGGTATTTCTTGATGATGATATCGTTGTTCAGAAGGACCTATCAGAATTGTTTACTATCAACCTCAATGGCAATGTGATGGGTGCTGTAGAGACTTGCATGGAGACATTCCACAGATTTCATAAGTATCTTAACCATTCCCATCCTCTAATCCGTGCTCATTTTGACCCTGATGCTTGCGGCTGGGCATTTGGTATGAACGTGCTTGATCTGGTTGAATGGAGGAACAAGAATGTGACAGGCATATATCATTATTGGCAGGAGCGCAATGCTGATCATACTCTATGGAAGCTTGGGTCTTTACCACCTGGACTTCTTGCTTTCTATGGCTTGGTTGAAGCATTGGATCCCAAATGGCATGTCTTGGGACTTGGCTACACAAATGTGGATCTTGCTACTATCAAGGAAGGTGCAGTACTGCACTACAATGGAAATATGAAGCCATGGCTCAAAATCGGAATGGAGAAGTACAAGAGCTTTTGGGATAACTATGTGGACTATTCACACCCTTTGATTCAGCAGTGCTTCATGCGTTGA
- the LOC103642098 gene encoding dentin sialophosphoprotein, giving the protein MEASKHRPRKHRMGSNKRVPPYLLLVLLAVGAAAVSVGILHKMRERRVLAVLVQERDQQLISFQVLLEKEKEINKEMRRKVDELEAKTSALSIERAELKNKLMDSETTTTYLTNTQKELEAALVEKESHINQMKESAAAANTDQTTTIKELLQQKEAGPELDKSESYSDSIPATSEDNSNSNTISESRHNDESIVAGANTENATSETVVLDKSENSSDSIPVLAEQENSINTNPSDSSQQDESIVVEARNDNATSNLVVLDKSENTNGSVPVTEEQNSYSTTAWESNQQDNSSSQEQFLKLTTNIEDGHLQENKGDANEQSDDTPEGSHSDKSELQQGNQTLIDNQEASKEESDSTRQVENPQDEASNHSRESKVLEKENEKEINREGTSSEVSLSEASQNKTQAVEPVVDPTDVNPSTSTNNERRETSKRHRRRRSRSRRNRKATVEIDATANP; this is encoded by the exons ATGGAAGCAAGCAAGCATAGGCCAAGAAAGCACAGAATGGGCAGCAACAAGAGAGTGCCCCCGTACCTCCTGCTGGTGCTGCTGGCCGTCGGAGCCGCCGCGGTGAGCGTCGGCATCCTGCACAAGATGAGGGAGCGCCGCGTCCTCGCCGTCCTCGTCCAGGAACGCGACCAGCAGCTCATCTCCTTCCAAGTCCTCCTCGAG aaagaaaaagaaattaATAAAGAAATGAGGAGGAAAgtggatgaactggaagccaaaaCATCTGCCCTAAGTATTGAGAGGGCAGAATTGAAAAACAAGCTCATGGATTCAGAAACTACCACCACATATCTTACCAACACCCAGAAAGAATTGGAAGCAGCTCTTGTGGAGAAAGAGAGCCATATCAACCAAATGAAAGAGAGTGCAGCTGCTGCAAACACAGACCAGACAACAACTATAAAGGAACTCCTGCAGCAGAAAGAAGCTGGGCCTGAGCTTGACAAATCCGAAAGTTACAGTGATTCGATTCCTGCTACATCAGAAGATAATTCCAACAGTAATACAATATCAGAGAGCAGACACAATGATGAGAGCATTGTAGCGGGAGCAAACACCGAAAATGCAACTTCTGAAACTGTGGTACTTGACAAATCTGAAAACTCCAGTGATTCCATACCTGTTCTGGCAGAACAGGAAAACTCCATCAACACAAATCCATCAGATAGCAGCCAGCAGGATGAGAGCATTGTAGTGGAAGCCAGAAACGATAATGCAACTTCTAACCTTGTGGTACTTGACAAATCTGAAAACACCAATGGTTCTGTACCTGTTACAGAAGAACAAAATTCCTACAGCACCACTGCATGGGAGAGCAACCAACAAGATAACAGTTCCTCACAAGAACAGTTCTTAAAGTTAACAACCAACATAGAAGATGGTCATCTTCAAGAGAACAAAGGTGATGCCAATGAGCAATCAGATGATACTCCAGAGGGAAGCCATTCAGATAAATCCGAGCTTCAACAGGGGAACCAAACACTGATAGACAACCAGGAAGCCAGCAAAGAAGAATCAGACAGCACAAGACAGGTGGAGAACCCTCAAGATGAGGCCAGCAACCACAGCAGAGAAAGTAAAGTGCTGGAGAAGGAAAATGAGAAAGAAATAAATCGTGAGGGCACGAGCTCAGAAGTCAGCTTGAGTGAAGCCAGCCAGAACAAAACGCAAGCAGTGGAACCTGTTGTTGACCCCACGGATGTAAACCCCAGCACATCCACAAATAATGAGAGAAGAGAAACAAGCAAGAGACATAGAAGGAGAAGGTCTAGATCTAGAAGGAATAGGAAGGCCACTGTTGAGATAGATGCCACAGCAAACCCATGA